The stretch of DNA ACCACGCCGAGAGAATTACAGCCAGCAGTCCTTGCCCAAGGCCAGTTTCATGGCGCCGATGCGATTCACAAGGGTTCTGGTACGGCCATCATCTACAAGCTGGCCGATGAATCTCGCCTCCTGCGCCTGCAGGAGTTTCGAGTAACAAACGGTCCCGCCCTTGACGTGTTGCTGGTGGCCCATCCCAATCCGAAGGACTGGAACGATATTAAAGATGATTACTTAGATCTGGGCGAACTGAAAGGAAACGTTGGCAACCAGAATTATGGGATCCCGTTCGATGTCGATATTACCCGATACAAGAGCGCCGTAATTTTCTGCGTTGCGTTCCGTGTCGCCTTCTCAACAGCGACCTTGAATTAAGAGAGAAGCGCAGATACCTCCCAGGAAAAGCAAACCGAGCGTAATACGATACACCGCTTAGAAGGGATTCCAGGTCCTCTCCCGCGAATACTTCATATAACCGACGTTAACACCAGCGCGCAGTCCTCCACCGAGGCGAATCGGCGCAAGAATGATATCGCCCGATTGGTGGTAGTTAGCACCGATCCCAGCGATGTAATAGAAACTGCCCTCCACTGCGGGGAAGCGCTGAAATATCGCATCGGTATTGGGAAGATGGTAGACGAGCACAAACACCTTGGATGCGTTGCCACCGAAGTCAAAGCCTGCCGACGGTCCCGTCCAATGGACTTTCTCCTGAGACCCACTCTTCAGAAACAACGTGCCATCGCCGTAGCGTGCGCCGACGATAAACGCGCCACTCGCCTCCTGGCCCTTGATATACCCGTTTGGGCGTCCCTGCTCTGCAAAGAGCTTTTCAATTACGCCACCGATCCCCGCTGCGCCCTCGCCGACGAAATCGGTAGCCTCCTTGATAATACTCGTCTGATCGTACGTATCCTCATCCGTACCCTCGTCAGGGTTCTGGTTTGCATCCGCCCTAATAGATGATGCATATGTTGCAAAAACCACCAAAATTGCAAAAAGTGTGAGCCTGTACGGTGTTAACCTAAACATCAGTAAGTCTCCCCTCTCGCATGCATGCTACCAAAGCTAATTTAATCACTAAGTTTAGCAGGCTAAACCAAGGTTTCACGGTCAATTTGGCCTATCTGCGATGGCGGTCTCACTTGAGGACGCTTGTTGTATAAGTTTCCTAACAATTGGAAATACGGCGATGGCGTCGTCCTGTGATGCGAGACTTCCCCCGCTCACCACATAACAGCGAATTCTTGGGATTGGCCCGCTTCTTGCGTAGGTCCCGATTTGCCCGTATAAATAATCGCTGCATGTGACACTCTTATTTAAGCCGTCTCGCTTCAACACTGCGTAGTCGGCAATTGCAGATTGCTAAACAGCCCCATAGTAGCACTTAACAACTTGGCAGCGAGCTTCCGGAAGAAAATTAATGCGTCCTAATAATTTCCTGAAGGTTGCCATTGCCCTCGGCATCCCGCTCATTTGCTTCATCGCATTCTTCAGTTCCTTCAGTAGCAATCTGTCCCGAATATCTCTGGGCGAAGCACGCACCCACAACACGCAACCCATTGATCACCTCACGACGCCCACCATACCCGATCGCGCTGAACCCCAAGCAGGCGAACGAGTAGACACGCCCAGCACACCGCACCCAGCCAGTGCGCTCAAGGGCAGTACACTGGCGCTGATTGCCCTGGCCGCCAGAGCAGCCGGAGCCGAGGTCACAGTAGACAGCAGAGCGGATCGCGTCGCCGAGGAAAGGGAGGCAGGTTATCGCATTGCTTTCGAGGCGGAGACGCTTGAAGGGCTGGTCGAGGAGCTGACCGGCATTGAAATCCCGGCGATCGGTCCTATCCAGGGGAGTGCGCTGCTGTCCTATGCCGACGGCGACTACCGGCTGACCGACCTCAAGCTCACGATCAAGGGACAAGGGGGTGTTGTCGTGACCGGGCACGGTGCCATCACCAAGCTGACCGCGGGCAAAGGCATAGACCTCACCATGGCGATGAAGGCCGATACCGTCGCAGACATCGCCGCGTATTACGGGGGCAAACTGCCAGCCGTCGATGCGAGCGCTGAACTCACAGGCGTTGATCTCCCCTCGGCGGGGCCCGTGACAGTCACTTGGCGGGTGTCCGATGCCGGGGAGGACTACCGGGTAAGTAACATCAAGGCCAGCATCAAGGCAGGCGATGCCGAGGCCACCGTCACCGGCTCCATCGCCGAGATTCTGCAACTCAAGGGGCTCGACATCACAGTCAGGATGAAAGCAAGTTCCCTTGCAGCGTTCTCCAAGATGGCGGGGGCCGAACTCCCGGCCCTAGGCCCCGTCGTGGGGAGCGTGAGGATCTCGGACGCGAAGCGGGACTCCCGGGTCAAGGACATTAACGGCCAACTGACCGTTGGCAACAACGAAGCCACTGCCAACGGGTCAATCGCCAACCTGAGGGAGGGCACGGGATTGGAGCTCAATGTGACAGTCAACGCCCACACACCGTCCGATCTCTCGAGCCTGGCCGGCACCGATCTGTCAGCCCTTCAACCGGCCCAAGCGACCGCCAGGATCATCGAGGCTGACGGCGCTTACCGGGTGGAAGACATCAAAGGCACGCTCAAGGCTGGCAATGCCGAGGCCACCCTCAGCGGTTCCGTCGCGGACCTTCTGGAAGCCAAGGGCGTTGACATCGACATCGCCTTGCAGGCCAAGTCCCTAGCTGACCTCTCCGAGTTGGCCGACACCGACCTCCCGGACATCGGGCCGCTCGAGCTCACCGCAAAGATCGCCGACGCCGAGGACGCCTACATCATCAAGGACATTACCGGGAGCCTCACGGCAGAGACGGCCCAGGTCACCTTCACGGACGGCTCCATCTCAGAACCCTTAGCGGGCCGGGGGCTCAAGCTTCCCGTCCGGTTAAAGGCCGACAGCCTCGCTGATCTCTCGAAGCTTGCAGCCGCGGACCTTCCGGCGGTGGGCCCGGTTGAGGTTGCCGCCACCGTCTCCGACGCCCCCAATGGGGCGTGG from Gammaproteobacteria bacterium encodes:
- a CDS encoding DM13 domain-containing protein: TTPRELQPAVLAQGQFHGADAIHKGSGTAIIYKLADESRLLRLQEFRVTNGPALDVLLVAHPNPKDWNDIKDDYLDLGELKGNVGNQNYGIPFDVDITRYKSAVIFCVAFRVAFSTATLN
- a CDS encoding DUF1134 domain-containing protein, with product MFRLTPYRLTLFAILVVFATYASSIRADANQNPDEGTDEDTYDQTSIIKEATDFVGEGAAGIGGVIEKLFAEQGRPNGYIKGQEASGAFIVGARYGDGTLFLKSGSQEKVHWTGPSAGFDFGGNASKVFVLVYHLPNTDAIFQRFPAVEGSFYYIAGIGANYHQSGDIILAPIRLGGGLRAGVNVGYMKYSRERTWNPF
- a CDS encoding AsmA family protein; translated protein: MRPNNFLKVAIALGIPLICFIAFFSSFSSNLSRISLGEARTHNTQPIDHLTTPTIPDRAEPQAGERVDTPSTPHPASALKGSTLALIALAARAAGAEVTVDSRADRVAEEREAGYRIAFEAETLEGLVEELTGIEIPAIGPIQGSALLSYADGDYRLTDLKLTIKGQGGVVVTGHGAITKLTAGKGIDLTMAMKADTVADIAAYYGGKLPAVDASAELTGVDLPSAGPVTVTWRVSDAGEDYRVSNIKASIKAGDAEATVTGSIAEILQLKGLDITVRMKASSLAAFSKMAGAELPALGPVVGSVRISDAKRDSRVKDINGQLTVGNNEATANGSIANLREGTGLELNVTVNAHTPSDLSSLAGTDLSALQPAQATARIIEADGAYRVEDIKGTLKAGNAEATLSGSVADLLEAKGVDIDIALQAKSLADLSELADTDLPDIGPLELTAKIADAEDAYIIKDITGSLTAETAQVTFTDGSISEPLAGRGLKLPVRLKADSLADLSKLAAADLPAVGPVEVAATVSDAPNGAWHLAALNAKVGKSDLSGKATVALNGPRPRVEADLTSRLIDLRAFVADVDLAPTKILKEGEAAEEAGTDYARIFPNDPISFEGLRAMDADITLEVHHFVSPKYVILEDVHGSLNLKEGLLIVKPFSAHAGGGSYLANIMIDARSDPPLIEFDIDIKDASMEQILKERYGEPLLSGGTTNVDLHWRGQGNSVRAFMGSLNGHFLLELENYRIDNKAAAKFRALDLRVGALLTDVILVIQPKAKEERYTTLICGVTQFYFKDGLAAFEKGIGAQTNQLDIIASGIINLKNEKLEIAFHPEARRGISLPTGALAKLVKVGGTLANPHIELDPAGLLGIGAYIGVGVVTFGTSVLARELLKKDAAKDPCETARESQLIDPKAAQEKQKGPIRRPIDTSIEAVKGVLGN